In Streptomyces sp. NBC_00341, the DNA window TTCCCGGGCCTGTTCCGGGGTGCTCGTGGTCAGGTTGACGATGTCCTTGCCGCCGAGGTCGACGCCGTCCAGGACCTCGGCCACGGAGGTGTCGTCCAGCAGGCAGAGCACCACGGGGCCGGTGGCCGGGGCGATCGCCGCGGCCGGGGTGGCCGCCGTGCGGGCGCCCTCGCGGGTCAGTGCGGCGGCCTTGGCCGGGGTGCGGTTCCAGACGGTCAGCGGGTGCCCGGCGGCCAGCCAGGCGTGGGCGAGGGCGGTGCCCATGTCACCGAGGCCGAGGAGGGTGACAGGAGCTCGGGAAGATGTGTCGTGGTCCATGCCCCCCAGGCTCGTATCCGCCCGGAACGCGATCAAGTACGCACTATTTTGTGGGTGGTTACCTTAAACTCAGCGGGTGACCCGGCGAGACGGCTACGTGTGCGGCATCGACGCGGCGATCGACGTGGTCGGCGGCAAGTGGAAGGTGCTCATCCTGTGGGCGCTGGATGTCGAACCCTGCCGGTTCGGTGAGCTGCGGCGCGCGCTTCCCGGCGTCACGGAGAAGGTCCTCGCCTCGCATCTTCGGGAGCTGGAGACGGCGGGCATCGTCTTCCGCGAGGAGGCCTTCGAGGGAGCGGTGCGCCGCGTCACGTACGGCCTCACCCCGCTCGGCACGTCCCTGAACGCGGCGCTGGCCCCGCTCGGGGCCTGGGGCCGGGAGCACCTGCTCGGCGGGCGGAGCCCGCACGCCGAAGGCACCGCAAGCACCGGAAGCCGGTCCTGATCCTCCCGGACGCTCACTTCTCGGCGTGCTCGCCCACGTAGAAGAGGATCCAGACGAAGCCCGCGAACAGATGCGTGGCGAAGATGTAGATGAAGACGCGCAGCGCGACGCCGCGTTCCTTCCAGGCCTCGCTGCCGCCGCCGTAGTCGCGCTCTTCCGTCCGCTCGGGACGCGGCGCGTCGTCGTCCGCGCGGCCGGTTCCGCTCATGTCCGCTCCCGTCGGTCCGGGGCTCCGGGCGGCCTCCGTACCCGTTCAGCGTACTCAGACCCCGCACCGGAGGGTCCCGTGGAATAGGGAGGTGGGGCACTCCGTTGTAGGGTGTGTTCACATAGTTCAATGTTCAACAATCTTGGAGGCGGGCGCCATGCAGTTCGGGATCTTCACCGTCGGGGACGTCACCACCGACCCGACGACCGGCCGGACACCGAGCGAGCACGAGCGGATCAAGGCCACCGTCGCCATCGCGCGGAAGGTGGAGGAGGTCGGCCTCGACGTCTTCGCGACCGGCGAGCACCACAACCCGCCGTTCGTCCCGTCCTCCCCCACGACCACCCTCGGCTACATCGCCGCCCGCACCGAGAACCTGATCCTGTCCACGTCCACGACGCTGATCACCACCAACGACCCGGTGAAGATCGCCGAGGACTACGCCACGCTCCAGCACCTCGCCGACGGCCGCGTCGACCTGATGATGGGCCGTGGGAACACCGGGCCGGTCTACCCCTGGTTCGGCAAGGACATCCGCCAGGGCATGCCGCTCGCCGTCGAGAACTACGCCCTGCTGCACAAGCTGTGGCGCGAGGACGTCGTCGACTGGGAGGGGAAGTTCCGTACGCCCCTGCAGTCCTTCACCGCGACCCCGCGCCCGCTGGACGGCGTGCCGCCGTTCGTCTGGCACGGCTCGATCCGCTCCCCGGAGATCGCGGAGCAGGCCGCGTACTACGGCGACGGCTTCTTCCACAACAACATCTTCTGGCCCATCGAGCACACCGCGAAGATGGTGAACCTCTACCGGCAGCGCTACGCCCACTACGGGCACGGCACCGCGGAGCAGGCCATCGTCGGACTCGGCGGCCAGGTGTTCATGCGGAAGAACTCGCAGGACGCGGTACGGGAGTTCCGCCCGTACTTCGACAACGCGCCGGTCTACGGGCACGGCCCCTCGATGGAGGACTTCACCCAGCAGACGCCGCTGACCGTCGGCTCCCCGCAGGAGGTCATCGAGCGGACGCTGTCCTTCCGGGACACCGTCGGTGACTACCAGCGCCAGTTGTTCCTGATGGACCACGCGGGGCTGCCGCTGAAGACCGTCCTGGAGCAGCTCGACATCCTCGGCGAGGAGGTCGTACCGGTGCTGCGCAAGGAGTTCGCCGCCCTGCGGCCTGCCGGGGTCCCCGAGTCCGCGCCCCTGCACCCGGCCGTCGTCGCCGCCACCGCCTCTGCCACCGCCCCTGCCACCGCGAAGGAGAGCTGACACCGTGTTCGCCACCGAACCACTGAGGATCGTCGCCGTCTCGGCCGGGCTGAGCAGCCCGTCCTCGACCCGGCTGCTGGCCGAGCGGCTGGCCGGGGCCGCCCGGGAGCGGCTGGAGGCCGAGCAGGACCGCCCGGTCGAGGTCCGGGTGATCGAGCTGCGTGACCTGGCCGTCGAGATCGCCAACCACCTGGTGACCGGGTTCCCCTCGGCCGCGCTGGAGGAAGCGATCGGCGCGGTGACGGGCTCGGACGGGCTGATCGCCGTCAGCCCGGTCTTCACCGCCTCCTACAGCGGGCTCTTCAAGTCGTTCTTCGACCTGGTCGAGAACACCGCGCTGACCGGGAAGCCCGTCGTCGTCGCCGCGACCGGCGGCACCGCCCGGCACTCGCTGGTGCTGGAGCACGCCATGCGCCCGCTCTTCGCCTACCTGCGGGCCGTCACGCTGCCGACGTCGGTGTACGCGGCGTCGGAGGACTGGGGCTCTTCTGGCGACGAGTACGCCGACGGCCTGCCGGCCCGGATCCGGCGCGCGGGCGGCGAGCTGGCGAGCGCGATCACCGGCGGCCGGGCCGTCTCCGGGGCGTCCAGGACCCTCGGCGTGGACGACGAGGTGGTCCCGTTCGAGCAGCAGCTCGCCGGTCTCGGGCGGGCCTGACCGACCCGGGCGCTGTGGTTTCGTCCGGTTTGACTACAGTTGGGCGGGAGGACGCGCCATGCGGAATCCGCACGGCGCACCCCCATGCAACCGAGCCGAACCGAGCTGGAGGCAGAGATGGGCAGGATCGTGGTGGGCGTTGACGGCTCCGAGTCGTCGATCAAGGCACTGCACTGGGCCGTACGCCAGGCGGAGCTGACCGGGGACACGGTCGAGGCCGTCAACAGCTGGGAGTACCCCGCCACCAGCTGGGCGTCCATGATGCCGGGCCTGCCGGAGGACTTCGATCCGCAGGCCATGGCCACCGTCTCGCTCACCGAGGCGCTGGAGGAGGCACTCGGCGCCGTGGGGGCCGCCGCGATCAGCAAGGTCGTGGTGATCGGCAACCCGGCGCAGTCCCTGCTGGACCGGGCCGAGGGCGCGAACCTGCTGGTGGTCGGCGCACGCGGATACAGCGGCTTCAAGGCCACCCTGCTCGGCTCGGTCAGCCTCCACGTCACCCAGCACGCGGCGTGCCCGGTGACGGTGGTCCGTAGCTGACGCCGGACATCGGCGCGGTTACGGAGTACGGGGCGGGCCCGCACGGTCATCACGACCGCGCGGGCCCGCCCCGTACCGTCACAGCGCAGTCATCGCATCACGCCTCTGCCGCCCCGCCCGCTGCCGTCACAGCGCCACCACGTCCGCCACCGCGCACGCCACGTTGTCGGGGGCGCCCGCAGCGGCGGCCAGCGCGAGCAGTTCGCGCACCGCCGTGCCGGGGCCGTCCGCCCCGGCGAGCACCCGGGCCAGTTCCGTACCGGTCACGACCGCCGAGAGCCCGTCGGAGCAGAGCAGATAGCGGTCATCGGGGCGGGCGTCCCGCACGTCCAGATCGGGTCCGGAGCCGGCCGGTCCGCCGCCGCCCAGCACCTTGAGCAGCAGCGCCCGCTGCGGGTGCGAGGCGGCCTCCTCCTCGGTGAGCGAGCCGTCGTCGATCATCGACTGGACCAGGCTGTGGTCGTGCGTGATCCGGAACAGCTCGCCGTCGCGCAGCAGATACGCCCGCGAGTCCCCGATGTGGACGAGCCCCAGCTGCGCGCCCGTCCACATCAGCGCGGTCAGCGTGGTCCCCGACTCGTCGGGCGTTCCGCTTCCGTCGCTGCCCGCCACCGCGTCCCGCACCGCCCGCGCGGCCTGCTCCGCCGCGTCGTGCAGGAGGTTCAGCAGCTCCGCGGCCGGTACCGCGCCCCGCGCCACCGGTTTCAGGGCCTCGATCGCCGCCGTGCTCGCCCGCGCACCGCCCGCGCCGAACCCGTCGGCGACGGCGAGCAGCCGGGCACCGGCGTACGCCGCGTCCTGGTTGGTCTCCCGCACCGCACCGGTCTCCGTGCGTGCCGCGTACCGGATTCCGAGCGTTCCCACCTGAGTCATGGCTTCCTCCGTCGACAGCTGGTCGATGAGGAAGGCCGCGAGATCGCGCCGGGCCGCCGTCTCGGCCTCGACCCGCGCCCAGTACGTCCGGATCGCCGCGGCGGCCGCGCCGTCGTCCAGCGCGATCACCTCTGTGATCCGGGCGAGCGGCATGCCGATCCGGCGGAGCCAGGCCACCAGCCGGGCCGTCCGCGCCTGCGCCGGGTCGTAGTACCGGTAGCCGTTGACCGGGTCGACCAGGACGGGCTCCAGCAGGCCCAGCTCGTCGTAGCGGCGCAGCGCCTTGGCGGACAGCCGGGAGAGCCGGGCGAACGCCCCGATCGTCATCAGCGCCGCTTCGGGCCGCCGCCCGTGCCACTGATCCGTCACCTCGTGCCTCCTCATACCGGGCGGTGCTCGCCCGGCACGCCGATCCTTGGCCTTCCCCCGCGGAGAAGGTCAAGGATGGCTGAAGGAGGGAGGTGGCGTCGGGCCCTCAGTTCCGGCGGGTGTAGAAGGCGTAGAACGAGGCCGCCAGCATGGCCGCACCGGTCAGCAGCCCCAGCAC includes these proteins:
- a CDS encoding helix-turn-helix domain-containing protein — encoded protein: MTRRDGYVCGIDAAIDVVGGKWKVLILWALDVEPCRFGELRRALPGVTEKVLASHLRELETAGIVFREEAFEGAVRRVTYGLTPLGTSLNAALAPLGAWGREHLLGGRSPHAEGTASTGSRS
- a CDS encoding DUF6126 family protein, with translation MSGTGRADDDAPRPERTEERDYGGGSEAWKERGVALRVFIYIFATHLFAGFVWILFYVGEHAEK
- a CDS encoding LLM class flavin-dependent oxidoreductase; the protein is MQFGIFTVGDVTTDPTTGRTPSEHERIKATVAIARKVEEVGLDVFATGEHHNPPFVPSSPTTTLGYIAARTENLILSTSTTLITTNDPVKIAEDYATLQHLADGRVDLMMGRGNTGPVYPWFGKDIRQGMPLAVENYALLHKLWREDVVDWEGKFRTPLQSFTATPRPLDGVPPFVWHGSIRSPEIAEQAAYYGDGFFHNNIFWPIEHTAKMVNLYRQRYAHYGHGTAEQAIVGLGGQVFMRKNSQDAVREFRPYFDNAPVYGHGPSMEDFTQQTPLTVGSPQEVIERTLSFRDTVGDYQRQLFLMDHAGLPLKTVLEQLDILGEEVVPVLRKEFAALRPAGVPESAPLHPAVVAATASATAPATAKES
- a CDS encoding FMN reductase yields the protein MFATEPLRIVAVSAGLSSPSSTRLLAERLAGAARERLEAEQDRPVEVRVIELRDLAVEIANHLVTGFPSAALEEAIGAVTGSDGLIAVSPVFTASYSGLFKSFFDLVENTALTGKPVVVAATGGTARHSLVLEHAMRPLFAYLRAVTLPTSVYAASEDWGSSGDEYADGLPARIRRAGGELASAITGGRAVSGASRTLGVDDEVVPFEQQLAGLGRA
- a CDS encoding universal stress protein; amino-acid sequence: MGRIVVGVDGSESSIKALHWAVRQAELTGDTVEAVNSWEYPATSWASMMPGLPEDFDPQAMATVSLTEALEEALGAVGAAAISKVVVIGNPAQSLLDRAEGANLLVVGARGYSGFKATLLGSVSLHVTQHAACPVTVVRS
- a CDS encoding MerR family transcriptional regulator; the encoded protein is MRRHEVTDQWHGRRPEAALMTIGAFARLSRLSAKALRRYDELGLLEPVLVDPVNGYRYYDPAQARTARLVAWLRRIGMPLARITEVIALDDGAAAAAIRTYWARVEAETAARRDLAAFLIDQLSTEEAMTQVGTLGIRYAARTETGAVRETNQDAAYAGARLLAVADGFGAGGARASTAAIEALKPVARGAVPAAELLNLLHDAAEQAARAVRDAVAGSDGSGTPDESGTTLTALMWTGAQLGLVHIGDSRAYLLRDGELFRITHDHSLVQSMIDDGSLTEEEAASHPQRALLLKVLGGGGPAGSGPDLDVRDARPDDRYLLCSDGLSAVVTGTELARVLAGADGPGTAVRELLALAAAAGAPDNVACAVADVVAL